The following proteins are co-located in the Paenibacillus sp. JNUCC32 genome:
- a CDS encoding carbohydrate ABC transporter permease, with the protein MEEIKQLKVKRSRKYKSIGDRVFDFTNYTLLTALTLVCFYPILHILFASVSDPGALVAHRGVLFKPLGFTLDGYKLVFKDNSLLRGYLNTIIYVGLGTLVNMVMTILGAYVLSRRDLYFKNYIMVMITITMFFGGGLIPWFLLMKDIGLYNNLWAMILPTALSTWNIIILRTGFQSIPRELEEAALIDGASQANILITVILPLSKATLAVIFLYYLVGNWNSWFNAMVLLKDRELFPLQLLMKEILVANDSTATTIGSAGGVVINSAQSSTAFRELVKYCAIVVSTVPILLVYPFLQKYFVKGVYVGSIKG; encoded by the coding sequence ATGGAGGAAATCAAGCAACTCAAAGTGAAACGAAGCAGGAAGTATAAAAGCATCGGGGACCGCGTATTCGACTTTACGAACTATACGCTGTTAACCGCTTTAACGTTGGTGTGCTTTTATCCCATATTGCATATCTTGTTCGCTTCCGTCAGCGATCCCGGCGCTTTGGTGGCTCATCGAGGGGTATTGTTCAAACCGCTGGGATTCACGCTCGACGGTTACAAGCTGGTGTTTAAGGACAACAGCCTGCTCAGGGGATACCTGAATACGATCATTTACGTTGGACTGGGCACCTTGGTCAATATGGTCATGACGATATTGGGCGCTTACGTGCTGTCCAGGCGGGACTTGTATTTCAAGAATTACATCATGGTCATGATTACGATCACGATGTTCTTTGGCGGAGGGCTGATTCCCTGGTTCCTGTTAATGAAGGACATCGGCTTATACAACAATTTGTGGGCCATGATTCTGCCGACCGCTTTAAGCACATGGAACATCATCATTCTAAGGACCGGATTCCAATCGATTCCGAGAGAGCTGGAAGAAGCGGCACTGATCGACGGCGCAAGCCAGGCCAACATCCTGATCACGGTGATCCTGCCGCTGTCGAAGGCGACGCTGGCCGTAATCTTCCTGTACTATTTGGTCGGCAATTGGAACTCCTGGTTTAACGCGATGGTCCTGCTGAAGGATAGGGAATTGTTCCCGTTACAGCTGTTAATGAAGGAAATCCTGGTCGCCAACGATTCAACGGCCACCACGATCGGCAGCGCGGGCGGGGTCGTCATTAACAGCGCCCAGAGCTCGACCGCGTTCCGGGAGCTGGTTAAATATTGCGCGATCGTGGTTTCGACGGTGCCTATATTGTTGGTGTATCCGTTCCTGCAAAAGTATTTCGTGAAAGGCGTTTATGTCGGTTCGATCAAAGGCTAG
- a CDS encoding extracellular solute-binding protein has translation MNGTMKRFFTLLFISILIISTVTACSGKANDKPDNTVTQEEEVEKNEVTFEDISGDIRGNKAPTQEQIDEVNGTLNDTYLGDVFDEVIPSDYSAYPVKGDVVLDVWMPANSNIPDMNNHLVQKQVEKLTGIKVNFITPPVGQEADAFTLMISSGELPDIIIDPGRYPGGFEAGVNDGAYLDLTDLMEKHAPNYTAWRNSDETRRKTTVTDDGRLLGFYGIAPYSEWTWFGMLIKQEALDKTGLPVPNTIDEWYEFLKKSKEVGYKAPLNYGSTYGQIFTGIINGAYGVWDWTFVDENGKAAWGPAQPKAKEYLATMQKWNKEGLLNRDWATADFNQRMASAISDDTAVMMDSPDTMWSYWKVQNDIDFVGALNPVLNEGDKSATTYKNFKRTGTSAAITTQSKNVEAAMAWLDFNYSKKGWELINFGEYGTVHLVDEQGMPYYPENSYMYNDPDGQPVDVTLWKYRWHSWPNIRDEHNANPLITAKGSYSGDIRQDWTENMDTSMAMPPITFTKEEASREAELGNQLSTLRGEYFAKIIMGELPVDAYDKFLKEAQSMGLDEFLSLHQAALDRYNQR, from the coding sequence ATGAACGGAACGATGAAGCGTTTTTTCACTTTGTTATTCATATCCATCCTGATTATTTCGACGGTAACCGCTTGCAGCGGCAAGGCAAATGACAAGCCTGACAACACCGTAACCCAAGAGGAAGAAGTAGAGAAGAATGAGGTGACGTTCGAGGATATCAGCGGCGATATACGCGGAAATAAAGCACCGACGCAGGAGCAAATCGATGAGGTCAACGGCACGCTGAATGATACATACCTCGGAGATGTATTTGACGAAGTCATTCCAAGCGATTATTCCGCATATCCGGTCAAGGGCGATGTGGTGCTGGATGTTTGGATGCCTGCCAACTCCAACATCCCGGATATGAATAATCACTTGGTTCAGAAGCAGGTGGAGAAGCTCACCGGCATCAAAGTAAACTTCATTACGCCGCCGGTCGGACAGGAAGCCGATGCATTTACCTTGATGATCTCCTCCGGCGAGCTGCCGGACATCATTATTGACCCGGGCCGTTATCCGGGAGGCTTCGAAGCAGGGGTCAACGATGGCGCTTACCTCGATCTCACCGACCTGATGGAAAAGCACGCTCCGAATTATACGGCATGGCGGAACTCGGACGAAACGAGAAGAAAAACGACCGTGACCGACGACGGCAGGCTGCTGGGCTTCTACGGCATCGCGCCGTATTCCGAATGGACCTGGTTCGGCATGCTGATCAAGCAGGAGGCGCTGGATAAGACGGGACTTCCAGTCCCGAACACGATAGACGAATGGTATGAGTTCCTGAAAAAAAGCAAAGAAGTCGGATATAAGGCGCCGCTGAATTACGGCTCGACGTACGGCCAAATTTTTACCGGCATTATTAATGGCGCATATGGCGTCTGGGATTGGACCTTCGTGGACGAGAACGGCAAGGCTGCTTGGGGGCCTGCACAGCCGAAAGCCAAGGAATATCTCGCAACGATGCAAAAGTGGAACAAGGAAGGCCTGCTGAATCGGGACTGGGCTACCGCCGATTTCAATCAACGGATGGCCAGCGCGATTTCCGACGATACGGCCGTGATGATGGATTCCCCGGATACAATGTGGAGTTATTGGAAAGTGCAGAACGACATTGATTTCGTGGGGGCGCTGAATCCGGTTCTGAATGAAGGAGACAAATCCGCGACCACCTACAAAAACTTCAAAAGAACCGGAACCAGTGCAGCCATTACTACCCAGAGCAAAAATGTCGAAGCCGCTATGGCATGGCTGGATTTCAACTATTCCAAGAAAGGCTGGGAGCTGATCAACTTCGGGGAGTACGGCACCGTGCACTTGGTGGATGAGCAAGGAATGCCTTATTATCCGGAAAACAGTTATATGTACAATGATCCGGACGGTCAGCCGGTAGACGTCACGCTTTGGAAATACCGCTGGCATAGTTGGCCGAATATCCGCGACGAGCACAATGCCAATCCGTTGATCACGGCGAAAGGCAGCTATTCCGGAGATATTCGCCAGGACTGGACGGAGAACATGGACACCAGCATGGCGATGCCGCCGATCACGTTTACGAAGGAAGAGGCCTCGCGCGAAGCCGAGCTTGGGAACCAGTTGTCCACGCTGCGCGGAGAATATTTCGCGAAGATCATCATGGGCGAATTGCCGGTCGATGCTTACGATAAATTTTTGAAGGAAGCGCAAAGCATGGGGCTGGACGAATTTTTGAGTCTCCATCAGGCAGCCTTGGATCGGTATAACCAACGATAG
- a CDS encoding glycoside hydrolase family 2 protein, which yields MTTEVSKAQTVRSEYPRPQFQRKEWLTLNGEWDFSFDDEAIGEDAGWYHAEAQASFTRKINVPFTFQSKLSGIDDPSFHDIVWYRRTFEIPQDWNGKRIVLHFGAVDYLAKVWVNGHLVAMHEGGHTPFQADITASLVKGSNTLVLRAEDFSRDVTLPRGKQYWLEHSASIFYTRTTGIWQSVWLEPVSPVHLGKTMMTPDIDRNEIRIRTFLEGYKATEDLKLQITVSYQGECVAEDQYAIRSAEQLRTIGLSDFTDHGLGRLWSPEHPNLYTIEFRLVQDGDVVDQVSSYFGMRKVSIENGKLCLNNRPYFQRLVLDQGYFPEGILTAPSDEALKRDVELAKEMGFNGVRKHQKTEDPRFLYWCDKLGLLLWSEAANAYEYSESYVRRFTAEWQEIIERDYNHPCIITWVPLNESWGVPNVQMDKRQQQHGLAMYHLTKSLDDSRPVVYNDGWEHMTTDLVTIHDYESRQEVLEERYATAASAVEAMPANRRIFVGGASYDGQPILVSEFGGIAFKKSEWEGWGYSGAENEEDYLIRLKAVVDPMFSSPVIQGYCYTQLTDVEQEINGLLTYDRKPKAPLETIRKIMTGQ from the coding sequence TTGACGACAGAAGTTAGCAAGGCACAAACGGTTCGCAGCGAATATCCGAGGCCCCAGTTTCAGCGCAAAGAGTGGTTAACCCTCAATGGAGAATGGGATTTCAGTTTTGACGATGAAGCCATCGGCGAGGATGCAGGGTGGTATCATGCGGAAGCGCAGGCTTCCTTTACGAGGAAGATCAACGTTCCCTTTACGTTTCAAAGCAAGCTGAGCGGCATCGACGACCCTTCCTTTCATGATATCGTGTGGTACCGCAGAACGTTCGAAATTCCGCAGGACTGGAACGGAAAGAGGATCGTGCTTCATTTCGGCGCCGTGGATTATTTGGCCAAAGTATGGGTAAACGGGCACTTGGTAGCCATGCATGAAGGCGGGCATACGCCATTCCAGGCCGACATTACGGCTTCGCTCGTGAAAGGAAGCAACACGCTCGTGCTGCGGGCGGAAGATTTCAGCCGCGACGTCACCCTGCCGCGAGGCAAACAATACTGGCTTGAGCACTCGGCAAGCATCTTCTACACCCGTACGACCGGCATCTGGCAAAGCGTGTGGTTGGAGCCGGTATCCCCGGTACACTTGGGCAAAACGATGATGACGCCCGATATCGACCGCAACGAAATTCGCATCCGGACCTTCCTTGAAGGCTACAAGGCGACGGAGGATCTCAAGCTGCAGATCACCGTATCCTATCAGGGCGAGTGTGTTGCCGAAGATCAATATGCCATTCGCAGCGCGGAGCAGCTGCGGACCATCGGCCTCAGCGATTTTACGGACCATGGCCTGGGACGCCTGTGGAGTCCGGAGCATCCGAATTTATATACCATCGAATTCCGCCTTGTTCAGGATGGAGACGTCGTTGACCAGGTATCCAGCTATTTCGGGATGCGGAAGGTATCGATCGAGAACGGCAAACTGTGCCTGAACAATCGCCCGTATTTCCAGCGGCTGGTGCTGGATCAAGGTTATTTTCCCGAGGGAATCCTGACGGCGCCGTCGGATGAGGCTTTGAAGCGCGACGTGGAGCTGGCGAAGGAAATGGGATTCAACGGCGTGAGAAAGCACCAGAAAACGGAGGACCCCAGATTCCTGTACTGGTGCGACAAGCTCGGCCTGCTGTTATGGAGCGAGGCGGCCAACGCGTACGAATATTCCGAGTCGTATGTTCGCCGTTTCACGGCGGAATGGCAGGAGATCATCGAGCGGGATTATAACCATCCCTGCATCATCACCTGGGTCCCGCTGAATGAAAGCTGGGGTGTTCCCAATGTGCAGATGGATAAGCGCCAGCAGCAGCATGGGCTCGCCATGTACCATCTAACGAAGTCGTTAGACGATAGCAGACCGGTTGTATATAACGACGGATGGGAGCATATGACCACGGACTTGGTCACCATTCACGATTATGAGAGCCGCCAGGAAGTGCTGGAAGAACGGTATGCAACAGCCGCGTCCGCGGTGGAAGCCATGCCGGCGAACCGAAGAATATTCGTCGGCGGCGCTTCCTATGACGGCCAACCCATTCTCGTATCGGAGTTTGGCGGCATAGCCTTCAAGAAGAGCGAATGGGAGGGCTGGGGGTATTCCGGAGCCGAGAACGAGGAGGATTATCTGATCCGGCTCAAAGCCGTGGTGGATCCGATGTTCTCTTCCCCGGTGATCCAGGGATACTGCTACACGCAGCTGACGGACGTCGAGCAGGAAATCAACGGCCTGCTTACGTATGACCGTAAGCCGAAGGCGCCGCTCGAAACCATTCGCAAAATCATGACGGGACAATAG
- a CDS encoding ABC transporter permease has product MEILRKNRGIDHVRTPSEPKNTKRLIQKDLKKNWFVYLMALPVVAWFLIFCYGPMWGVMIAFKDFKPLLGFADSDWVGFKHFIDFFSGPYFWRVVKNTLLLNVWGIVFGFTAPIILALLLNEVRSSKFKRTVQTITYMPHFISLVVVCGIIHIFTSNEGVVTQLLSFITGKDYSSLLGYSNLFRPIYTFSGIWQSIGWDSIIYLAAMSSIDPSLYEAADIDGVGRVKKMWYITLPQISPVIIILFIFAIGGLMASGYEKIILLYNPLIYDTADVIASYVYRRGLREASLSYSTAVGLVSSIVNFGLLWMTNTIVKRRSESSLW; this is encoded by the coding sequence ATGGAGATTTTACGAAAAAACAGGGGAATAGACCATGTCCGGACACCCTCGGAGCCTAAGAACACCAAGCGCTTGATTCAAAAGGACCTGAAAAAGAACTGGTTCGTTTATCTGATGGCCCTTCCCGTCGTGGCGTGGTTCTTGATCTTCTGCTACGGGCCGATGTGGGGCGTCATGATCGCATTCAAGGATTTCAAGCCTTTGCTGGGCTTCGCGGACAGCGATTGGGTGGGCTTCAAGCATTTCATCGATTTTTTCTCAGGACCCTATTTTTGGAGGGTCGTCAAGAATACGCTCCTGCTGAATGTATGGGGAATCGTCTTTGGATTTACGGCACCGATCATCCTGGCCTTGCTGCTGAATGAAGTCCGTTCTTCCAAGTTCAAGCGGACCGTGCAAACCATCACGTACATGCCGCATTTTATTTCCCTGGTGGTCGTGTGCGGGATCATTCACATCTTTACGTCCAATGAGGGAGTCGTTACGCAGCTGCTTTCCTTCATAACGGGAAAAGACTATTCGTCCCTTCTCGGATACTCCAATTTGTTCCGGCCGATTTATACCTTTTCCGGAATCTGGCAGAGCATCGGCTGGGACAGCATCATTTACCTGGCTGCGATGAGCTCCATCGATCCTTCGTTATATGAAGCGGCCGATATCGACGGGGTCGGCAGGGTGAAAAAAATGTGGTACATTACGCTGCCTCAGATCAGCCCGGTCATCATCATACTGTTTATCTTTGCGATCGGCGGATTGATGGCTTCCGGCTACGAGAAAATCATCCTGCTCTACAATCCTTTGATCTACGATACGGCGGATGTCATCGCTTCCTATGTTTACCGAAGGGGCTTGAGGGAAGCGAGCCTGAGTTATTCCACTGCCGTCGGCTTAGTAAGCTCCATCGTCAATTTCGGGCTGTTATGGATGACGAATACCATCGTGAAGCGCAGATCTGAATCCAGCTTATGGTAA